The sequence TATTGGTAACTGTTGACTGCacatgcaaagttttacctttgCTGGTTCTTCCTCCGTAGTGTTGAATGAGGAAACCAATGGTGACTGTCTGCAACATGAGGAACAGAGCCTCGCCCCAGGCACTAAAGCAACAGCAGCACATGTTACTCAAGATATGAAAGCAAAGAAGGATTTAGTCAACATACAGTTCAATCATACAGTGATTACACAAACAGATACCGTAGACGTCAGAGTTCTCCATGTGCATTTAGACTTTACAGAGATGACTGGAATATTTCCCAACCTGAAAGGAAACTTGTTGGCAATACTGTAGGCCATCGTTCCTGTGATGGCAAGAAGTTCCAGCAGCAAAGACTTGAAGCTCAGCCCCTCAGCGCTCTTTGCTCCCATCAGCTTTATGATTTGAGGAAGCTTCACTGTGAACATTCAGGAAGTAGGCTGGATGTAAACAGCGCAggtacaaaaaatattcaactttttctatgaaaaactaatcaaaagtcatcatttttttttagcttcactgactaaacattgaaaaaaaaactgttaaatacgGAGATTTAACTGAAATGaatgtacattttacatttaacctAAGTCAAGCATCCATATAAAGCAGTAACAAAGACAAGGTGAGGAAGTTAGGTGTTTTACCCATCACTGATCCCAGGATGATGCCGATCCCCAGGGCTTTGCTCAGTACAACCTTCAGACATGGCACTgacacaaaatataaaaaaaaattaaaagctaCGTGTGAAGGATTAGTATGCATGCACAAATCAGGCACCAGTTAGAGAATCGAAAGGCGAACATTTGCGCAgtttcatttctaaaaaataactaattaaaaaaaatctaataataaaTGCAACCCTTTTATCAATTATTTTCCTGACTATTTTCTCTATGTGTGATATATTGATTCTCAGCGAAGAGAAAACATTAGATGTGCAAACCTGTGGAGCTGTGCACTAGTAATTCCACTGAATGAAGCGATACAGTTAGAGGAGGGAAACTGCATGTGTTGTGTTGCATATTCAGTTGGGAAAGCAAAACTTTTACAAATatggttttatttcttttcctgAATTGCTGGCAGGTCCGTTTTACACTATTGTTATTGCAGCTAATGGaagacaaatacaaaaatgtattgatttttatcattcacaatattcaatcaataacattaattaaaatttgaCTTTCCCTGAAGTGATTTCCATGATTCCTTCATTATGATGGGACAGtttcagacctaaatgcacttcttgAGTATCATGAATGAAGTTTAAAGATTAGGAGTAATGTGCAACTGTCATGTTAGTAGAAAGCATCAGGCACTGCCTCTTTTTATGGAGCCTGACGAAGTCCACCTGGGTTAACAAAATTGATAAGCCTTTGCGATACCCATTATCTCTGCTTTGGTTCCAGGTTTAGTCGAGACAGCACAAAGAAAGCTGGCCTATGTCAGACTTACACCCCTCTATTCACCCATGTTATCTACAATCTAAACTACCATCAGCACACAATTCACAAAGAGGTTTAGAAGGAGGACCGTGGAGGTGTTGCACAAAGCAACATTACTAGTAAGTTTGAGTTACCATAGACCAGTGATCAGACTAGTTTATGTACCGTTTCATATTGAATGTGGGTTACGAATGAGTGTTTTGAAGGAGATTAGTAGCTTAAATTAGGTTActgttttgtctgtgtgcacTTGTATGCGAATATGGTTACCTTTTGAACTAATGCTAAGCTTTAAGAATCTCACTTTAAAACAAATAGGTTAAAAGAAAACCAATGCGCCCCAGAACCATaaagcattttcttttgtttcaacAATCTAAGTGTATCGTTACGACATGACACGATGTAATACTTTACTTCTATTTTGTCGGCTATTGGTCTGCCgtgaataaacagaaataagCCTCTCACCGTCCAAAAAGTTGAAATTGAGGAAGAACTCGTCGTAGCATGATTCTGGCAtaaaatatgtcaacaaaagTCCTTTAAAGGGATCCATGaaagaggaaccctgaaccaaaacaggtTTATCTGCCATTGTGGCGATCAGCTGTAACGTTGGTGTTTAGTGTAACAGATATATGCCCCGACCAGCTCCCATGGCACGACGAAGGTTCCGCTTACTGAAAAAAGCAATTAGTAGGATTGAAATagataaatatttttgtttaaaaaaaaaacaaaaacaaaaacaaaaacaaacaaacaaaaaaaacatatagaGGATACGAAGTAGTGCTTTTTCATCAGTCAGTTAAACTGACAACATTCAGACATAATCTCTTTTCTTTCACGTTTTTCATAGATTAGTTTAGAAATATCCACAACAGTGACAGAGCCAGGGTATCTGTATGAGATTTGCCATACACGCAATATTGGACAGTACATAAATCGATGGTGCGTAAAAGCGCATTAATAATCAAAAGAATATATTGAAACTAATTACAACTTTTATCAAAATGCATTCACAACTAACAGAAAAGTGGTGTGTAAGAATAATTTCATAGCAATGTAAGCTAGCTTATTCATATCTATGTGATACCATATATCATATAGTGCAAAATATGGCAGCAGCAAGCTTACATTGCTATGAAATTATTTTacgcagttttggagatgctctgagcCAGTCGTCTAGCCgtcacaatttggcccttgtcaaacaAATCCTTACACCACTTTTTCCTGCtttaacacatcaactttgaggacaaaatgttcacttgctgctcAACATATCCAaaccactaacaggtgccacaatgaagagataatcagtgttgttcacttcacctgtcagtggtcagaatgttatgcctgatctgtgtatatttgtatacaaaaaagctgaaatgtgtGAGCTATCACTTATTTTTTTAGGTtgaatttgaaatgttttcagtctgattgaaaggaaacacagaaagtaGCTGCAGCTTTTGTAAAAGAGGCCTGTTTCCAACTTTGCTTTCATGGCTGCAGTAAaatttgatgtttattttttattccagTGCCTAACAACAGCTCTACCCACAAGCAGCCAAAGGTCAGGcagaggaccacaaaaagaaccCTAAAACGGCCTCTGTTCATCCGATCTGCTTCAACCTCGACACTGTGCTTCCACAGGTCACCAGTGACACACCCACCGAGTTTCAGGGAAATCGGATGAACAATTGTCGAAATGTGCAAAGAAAATTCTAACAAACTAGCATCACCGGATAGGGATCAGCAGTCAACAAACGACAAACTACGAGCAAGCACCATGTCTTACAGGCTTAACTCAAGCAGACGCCAAGGAGGTTTTAATGGCCCTCCTCAACATCAGAATGGACCTTCCGACTTCACTGGGATACAGCAATCCCTGGACGCCTCCATCCGTCAGATTAAAGAGCTGCTCAGTGAAAAGCGGCGATTCGTTCAGCAGGCTGAGGCCGACAGCTACCGGATCAGCCAACTAGAGTTCCTTCTGGAAAAAAGTCAGAAGAGATGTCAAGAGCTGGAGACGGATAAAGTCCAGAACAACAACCAGCTGAAAGAGGACGACTCTTCCAGCAGCGAGTCCATGTCATGGGGAGACATCATGGACTACGAAGATGAGATAAAGCAGAAAGACGAGAAGATCGTCAgactgtctgagctgctgggGGAGAATGGAAAAGTCCAGACAGAAGACCTCGATGCTGAGACTGAAACGCTGAGACAGCAGAATAAAAAACTTCAGGAGGAAAATGAAATGCTGAAGAAAGAGAAGCTCGATCTGGAGCTGCACATGAAGAGCATGCACACTAACAAAATGCTCACAGAGACGAGACTCAGAGAGCAAATCAAAAAACTGGAGAAGCAGAACGTGAAGCTGCAGACAGCAAATAAAGAGCTGCAGGACGCCAACAAAAAGCTGGCTCTGAGCGAAGCTGTCATCGAACACAGACTAACCAGGCTGAGAGAGGAGAAGCAGCACCAGGAACTGCAGAAAGACAATCAGCATCCTCCAGAAGCAAAAAGAGGAGATGGAAGTAAAAAACAGTCATGAAGGAGAACATGGATCAGGCATTAGCAAAAGtgagagaggagcagcagctgcaaGACCAAAAGAAAGTCCAAGAAATTCAGAGGCTGAACCACGTCAACAACTCTCTGTCTGTGACGGTCTCCACCATCCAAGATCAGATGCTGGTTCAGGAGACTGAACACcagcagaaagaggaagagtgGAAGAATCAGCTGAACCATCTAGAGAAGCTCAAAGAGGAGATGGAATCTGAAAAGCGAGACTTGGAGGAAACAATGAAACAGTTTCtcgagaaagaggaagaaaacgccaaagaagaaaaaaagaagaaaaaaaaccttttggCCCCGttttttccaaaagaaaaaaacatgagttgaagGTGAAGGAGCCACTGGATGTTGTCTAGCTTCATCTGCCTTCCCCTTCTCCTCACCCTtctttcctccatcctccctctcaCCCCTTTGAGCACTCCTCAAAGGGgtgagagtaaaaaaaaaaaaaaaaacccccccccaaaaaacatacTATTACATCCTTGAAGAATGTCGCATTTCAGGGTTTTCAGGTCTtgaaaatttctcaaaatgagctgaattgaaattattttcaagTGATTCAGCTTGTAGGTGATCAAATGATCAATCTGAGGtgaatttttcacattttatcccTTTTATAAAGCTCAACAGGTTGAAATCTcagactgtttttttaaaaactacttttAATACTGTGttcttctatatatatctatgtgGTATCACATCTGTGTGTGGTAAATATGGAGCTGTAAAAGACATTAGTTTTATGTTGAGagtcaaaaaaaataatctggcACAACAGTGAACTGCTTTTTAAGCACTGCAGTTTTTGTGCAATTAAGcatataaaacataataattaaGTTTTAGAGGTCCAGGTAGCTGTATTCAGTTAGCTTGAGATAAGAAGCTGCTTCCTGTAGCTTCATATTCACTGTACAGATAAGACAGTTCAAAAACTATCTGCTCAAAAAAGATTATCAACAATCAAAAAAAGCAACCCGTGGGTGTTCTCCAAAAATCAAATCCATTGTTTTACTTTGCCATCTTGATAGCCCAGTGGTTATGATTCATAATCATCTTAACCACCATCATAAACACATTGCCTAGAAAAATGATTCCTGAAGGTTTCCTTTTTAATAgctttttaacactgaatcatgatcagtttaaccctttgatgcacagcgTGGGTCTGGAGAtatccattttccattggatttgagTCGCTTTTGACTCGTGCATCAGAGGGTTAATTTTggtgacaagaatttacaaaaaaaaaagtacttttatttttttaaaaaagtattcaaCCCTTATGGAAGTTTTcccttttaatttaaaaaaaacattaattatatGATTAATTggatttggcttttttgacaagaatttacaaaaaaagatgttttaatgtcaaaataacaacagatcTTTACAAAGTCATGTCacctaattaaaaatataaagtgtaAAGCAGGTGCTTACAAAAGTATCCACttcctttaaagtgactcacctaattcaacacaggtgcagacAGTTGGTGCCGGTAGTCACATagttagtgaaatggagatcatctgagtcGAGTGAACGAGTCACAAGTAATTTAAAGACCCCTGTATCTTGAATAActagtcactggtgaatcagtactcctgaCAGGAAGTACGTGAAGACAAAAGAACCCTCCATACAACTCAAGTTTCCGTATAGTCAAAGGATATGTGAAGAAAATATGAAAGTCATGGAATATtagctgggctgcacagtggctagGTAGTTAGCACTTTCATCTGgcggctagaagatccctggtttgcgtcccttCATTCCTGGGatgtttctgcatggagtttgcatgttctccctgtgcatgcgtgagttttctctggcttcctcccacagtccaaaaacatgctgaggttaattggtaattctaaattgtccgtaggtgtgaatgtgagtgattgtttgtctatatgtagctctgtgacagactggcgacctgtccaggtgttccctgccttctcctgaagtcagctgggatagactccagcaccccgcaaccctaatgaggattaagtggtgtatagataatggatgaatgaatattaacagagtacagttaaatccaaagaaatggaaggaaatgAGTGCATGCATAAATCTGCCTAAAGCAGACTATCCTCAGAAACCGGGAAACTGTacaagacagacacaaatgaagCGAGCCACCAGGACTCCAGTGACTTCTCTAAAAGACTTCCAAGCTTTAGAGTCCGTCATGTGAGAGACTGTGCAGACACCTTTGTTCTTCAGCAGCCAAAGCTTTATGGGAGGGTGGCAAAC comes from Amphiprion ocellaris isolate individual 3 ecotype Okinawa chromosome 23, ASM2253959v1, whole genome shotgun sequence and encodes:
- the mpdu1b gene encoding mannose-P-dolichol utilization defect 1b, translating into MADKPVLVQGSSFMDPFKGLLLTYFMPESCYDEFFLNFNFLDVPCLKVVLSKALGIGIILGSVMVKLPQIIKLMGAKSAEGLSFKSLLLELLAITGTMAYSIANKFPFSAWGEALFLMLQTVTIGFLIQHYGGRTSKGLLFLAVYFSLLVILLSPFTSMSVVTCMQASNMPAIIIGRLIQAATNYQNGHTGQLSAISVFLLFAGSLARIFTSLQETGDALMALTYVISSACNGIIALQVLYYWNSSLEHKKKKKKKRE